AAGTGTCTGTCACTAGCCATTGGGGGTTTGGGAGAGTCCTCTCCATAGCACGTATGGCCCAGGGCAGCCTTTTTTGGACCTCAAAGAGAGCTTTGGtcaaggaagacaggaaagagcATAGATGAGAGGGGACACAATTACAGAGATGTTCCTTATACACTGTCTTTCTTGGATGGgagcagaagggagaaagaggctAGAGACTTAGTGCCTGGTGCACAGTGGGTGCTTGGTGCAGTGTGAGATAGATACAGACAGAAGTCTTGAAGGCATGGGGGCCACAGAGAGCATGGGGCGGTGGGGGGTTCAAGGTATGACCCACATGTTACTTATACAGCAGgctggagagggaaagagagaatggATGGGGCTGggtggtgggaggaaggaggtgggagaaaaGATAGGGCACACATTCAGGGTAAGGAGAGGTTAAGAGGTTGGGCCAGGATGGGGCCAGCCCCAAACCCATCTCCTTCTGCCTGGATCTTGCAGGCTCCCAGGACTCTCCTTTGCTTTGGCCATCAACGAAAGGAGGTAAGGGATGTTGAGCATCAAATTCCTTCTGCATCCTTCCCCCAGGaaacagaaataatgaaatgattcTAGTAATGCGTGATAATGGTATTAGGAATTACAGTTTACACAGCATCTTTACATGCGTCATCTCACTTAATCCCAGTTAATCTCTTTTAAGAGCAGTCGTACTGGCCTAGAAATTTAGAAGCCTGGGTTCTAGACTCCGATCTGCCTCTGCCTGGAGAAGTCATTTCCCTTCTCTGGTCCTGAGAGCAGCAGGCTGCTCTATCGACAATGACTGTCCAGTGGTAGGAGCCAGCAGCAGGGGTCACGGGCTGGGGAGAGGCAGACAGAGAAGGAACAGAGATTCCTGGGGTGGAGGAGCTGCTGCCCGAGGACTGGGGAGAGTGAGATGGGTGATGGAGGGGTGTTGCCTGGTGCCCGTGGTTGCATGCCTGAGCGCCTTGCCCAGCCAGCCATAAGTGTATGCTGGGCAAGAGGGCTCACTTGTGAAACTGAGCGTCTCCTTTCAAGAAGTGTCTAAGTGCAAATCTCCCCCTCTCTCAAGACAAAGGCCCGGGTCCCACAAAGGGCTTTTGTTTTCTCTGCCAAAGTGGGAGGCTAATCTCTGGGTCTGGGGCATCCCTGGAGACAGGGGTCCCGGGCACACACAGCGTACACACACGTGAAGGCGTGCACACTCAtatgcctgcttcctctttggAGAGGTTTTCCCTCACCACAGAAAGGAAATCTTTGGCCACCAAAAATTTCCTTTTTCCAGAGGCCATTTCTAGGGCAGCTGTTCTCTGGTTGACACCTCTCTACCTCCAGCAATGAGTCTTGGCAAGCCTTGGGGCCCAGTGCTGCAGGTGGGGGCAATTTTCCAGGAGGAGCCAGATTGCGGCTGGAAATCAAGGCCCTCCCTTCAGCCCTCTCAAAGTggcctccttcctttccccttctcctgAGGATGGCTGGTACCCACACTCATCCACTGCAGGAGAAGTGGATTTATTGCAGGTTAGGGAGGAAGGGGTGCAAGGGGAATGAGAAGTTGCCAGCCGTGCACACTTGCACCAACGTAGGCAAACCTGTTCACACTCAGGGGCATGCACAACCCTGCATGTGAGGACAAAGGAGAACTCAGGGATGAACACACTTGCACACTAGTAAAACCAGTTGCACCATTCCCAGAACCCCCAAGGCAGGGGTCTGTACACTCTCCACTCAGTACCTGGGTGCAGGCTCTCCAGAGTTCCCTCTTACCAcccccctgcctgcctccccagcTCAGTCCCCTGAGTTCCCAGCTCCCTGCAAAAGGCTGGAGGAGCCACCACTGGCTGCTCACAGCCTCAGGGCAGGGGACCTGCCAGGCTCAGGGCTCCCTCCGGCAGCCTCCTCCCCGCCTGCTCACAGCACTGGCCTCGGCGCACACGTCCAGGAAGCAGCTACTCTGCGCTGGGGGGCCAACTTCAGACCTGGGGGAGAGGAGGGATGGGGTGGGCCCTTCTGCCTCGGGCTTCACAAGCATCCGTCGGGGCCGTAGAGGCCGCTGGCGGCCCTCAGGCCTTGGTGCCCCGTGGCAGGCCCTGCGGCGAGTGCAGCTCCACCGACTGCCGCCGTCGCACCTCGCGCTCCTCCCAGTCGGTGTCCGGCTCCAGGCCCTTCAGCACTGCCAGGCGCTCCGACAGGCTCTTGGCTGGCGGAAACAGCACGTAGTTGTAGAGGAGGGAGCCCAGGATGGCGCCCACCAGGGGTCCGATCCAGAAGACCTGGGGGCGAGCGGAGAGGGTGGCTTGGCACCCGCGCCTGCACCGGCACGCGGAGCCCGCAGGCCCCGGCGGCACACTCTGCGGCCGCACCCCTCCTCCCCGCCATTAATctagtaaaatgcttatttatgTAATTAGCGACGACAACGCCAGCTGCTGGGGAAGCCTTGTCAGTGCGGGGTTAAGGGTGCGAATTCTGAAGCCACTGCCTGTGTGTGAATCCTGATTCCACCACTTAAGTGCTGTGTGCACTTCGACaagttacttaccctctctgtgcctttCACTCTAAGAATGTCTACCTCCTAGGGTGGTTGTGAAAACTGAGTTAATGTTTGCAAAGCACTCAGAATAAGGCTCATCACATACTAAGCACCAGATAAGTGCTAAATACTACCACTTACAGAGTTCTAAGTGCCAGACACTGCATTATCTGGGTTACACCAGTAACCTCACTTACTGTTCCCAAGAAGCCAGTGAGGTAAGCTATTGCCATCCTCattcacagatgtggaaactgagtctTTGGCATCAGATCTGAGGGGTGGAACCCAAGGCCCCCCAGGACCAGGAGGAGTGTGGAGGGTTTGGGGTACCGCCGCTGAGCCCCCATCCCATGCTATTCCAGCTCTTGTTCTCCCTCTAAAATGAGTTTCTAGGGAAGGGGAGGGCAGGAGGTTTCAGCCATTACCCAGTGGTCATCAAATTTGCCAGTGACGACAGCTGGAGCCAGGGAGCGGGCAGGATTCATAGAGCAGCCGGTGTAATGGATCTGCAGTGGGAGGAGGGCATCAAAGAGAGAAGGGAGATGAGGACAGGGCAGGAAGTCCTTGTCCCACACTGCAGTGCTTGACCTCAGCCTAAAGGGAACCCACGTGATGGAAAATTAACTTCACGTTTTATTTACAGATGGGCTGGAGTGATATCTGTCCCTCTGGGGTATCTGGGAGTCAAACCTCTGGGGTGTTTGTTCCTCTTGAGAGTTCTGTGTATGTGTCCCTCTTggggtctctgtgtctgtctctggagtggtctgtgtgtctgttcctCCAGGGAGGCTGGAATCCATGGCCATGACCTACCCCAAGGAGGTGGCCCAGGGCCACGGAGAAGCCTATGGAGAGAGCAGGGGTGCCCGGGTTCTCTCCGCGGCGCTCATCAGTGGAGGCAAAGATGCAGAGCACCAGCTGCAGTGTCAGGAAGAGCTCCACAGTCACCGCCTGGCCAGCCGTCGTGCTGTTGCTGAGCTGGGGACAGAGAAGAGGCAGGTAGGGGAACACTGAGCCCACTCTCCTCTCTGGCTCCATCTTCCTGTCCACCTGCAGTCGAGGCACCAGGGGGCCTCTGGGCTGGGAGCCAGAACACCTGGGCTTGCCAGACACCTTAGCTGGAACAACTGATCCCTTCTTCCTGGGCCCTGGCCCAAAGGCAGCTTATGATCCCCCAGGATGCCAATGGTCCCCCCGCCAGAGGTAGCAAAACTGACTCCGTAGCCCATTAGATTGGGGCCTGAGGTTGGGAGCCTGCAGTATGAGAGGAAAAGAATGCTGAgatccagaatttctgttttccGATGAACAAGAAGGGAAGAGGTTTCAACTGCCTCGGGAAGCTTTAGGCCAGTCAGCAGGAAGACCTTCCTCTCTCTCTAGATCATCAGACCCTGGTGCAATGAGAGGCCTGTGGTCTTTCTTCCTGAGGTCAAATGGCTCCCAGGGACAGGGTCGAGGGACGTGTGTCTGGGGGGACGGTCCTAGTGTGCCCCTTTCCGCTATGAGTCCAGCATCCACCTCTTTCCCTAACCCTTGTCTATTCCCTGCTGCCTTTCAGGCCTCAGGTTTGCTCTGTTGGTTTGCTCCCTGCACGTCCTATGGAGGTTGAGGTGAGGGCCCTGGAGCTGCGTCGGGCGATGCCTCCACACCCATGCAGGCTGCCCATGGTCTCAGCAGACCCTGCCTTGGGTAAGTAGAGAACTTGGGGCTGAGTAAAGAGGTGATTTCATAACTGGGCTGCGCCCAGCACTGGATTTCTCCTTGGGTTTTGTCACCCTGCACCCTACACCCTGCCTTCTGGGGCTGGGCACCGCACTGGGTGGAACAGTGACAGCTCTCAGCTCCCACGCTCTTTCTCCAGGCCCTGAACCCCCACCCCTGGGTCCGAGACATCAGGTCAGAACCCTTGGGTCTCTCTAGGGTCTAACCTCAATCCCTCCTGTTGTTGTCCAAGGCAGAGTCTCTAGAAGACAGTGAAAAGAGCTTTGGAAGCAGACACTTTGGAGGCCTCTGACTTGCCATGGGACTATTTAatttggcctcagtttctccttctgtgaaatgggataaGAAAATGGATTCTGGAGGACTGTGGCAGGACTGGAAATGACTTATTGGTTCTGTGACTTGGATCAATTGACTGTTGAGCCTCAATTTGCCACTCACAATAGGGGGAACCACAGAATTTCCCTTACAGCGTTGTACCGATGATGAGATGACAGCTGGCCTGGCACAGGGCAGGTGCATGTCAATGATTAACTTCCTGGTGGCCAGGCTGGCTCTCAGTGTCCTCAAAGGACACTTGGGATTGTCTTGAGGGTCATCTGGCTCTCCTTAGCCTCAGGGCAAGTTGGTCCCACCACTGCCCCATTCCATCCAGGCAGGGTTCTCCCCAGGTCCTCAAGGTGGTAAGTGCTGAGAAGTGGCATGGAGGAGCCCTCCAAGACCTTTCTCTTCTGAGGGCCCCGGTCAGTTGTGAAATGATGGAGGAGGAGGACTGCATGCTTCCCATGGCCTCTCACTCCCAGTGCCCTGCTATTAGAGAAGGACTTCCTGGTCATGCTCTCAGGAAGTTCCTTTTTCAGTCTAACTAGACCTCTTCTTGCTGCAAACAACTCATTTTGTTCTCAGAGGAAATGAGCCCACTCCTCTGCTTGCCCACCTAGCCTTTCCTTGGCCCCTGGCCCCCAGCCTTGtcatattttcctctttaaagaacagaggctgggtgtggtggctcatgcctgtaattccagcactttgggaggctgaggcaggtggatcacttgagattaggagttcaaaaccagccttaccaacatggtgagtcctgtctctactaaaaatacaaaaattagctgggattacaggtgtgtaatcccaggcatgtaatcccagctactcgggaggctgaggcaagagaatggcttgaggtggaggttgcagtgagctgagattgtaccattgtactccagcctgggcaacagagtgagactccatctcaaaaacaaaacaaaacaaaacaatacaaaacaaaacaaaacaaaacagagaagttCCCTAATTGGAATACCTCTTTCCCACAAATGAGGAAGGGCCACTTGTGCAGAGAAGGGGGTGGCCACAGAGATTGTGCAGGACTCGTCAAAGACATCGGGACTCTTGTCCAGTGGCCCAGGGATGGAAAAGGCTGGGAACTACTGGAGACTGAGGAACAAAAGAGGCACTTGCTGTCCTGGCTTAGGATGGGGGTACAGAGTGAGAGGTGATCTGTTGGGGGCACAGGTCATTCCTCCACACTCATGTCCCTTGGATTCACAGGGCCCACACAGACCTGAGAGGAGAAGTGGGTGGGACATGGGGGAAGGGACTGTGGCACCACCCTCAGCTCCCAAAGGGCCCACGGGGCCCAGTTAGCGCCTGTATCATGTAATCAGCAGCCAGCTTATGGGCTCCGGGAACCTCCTCAGGGTTTGGAGAAGTGAGTACGCCCATTGCTGCTTGCAGGGCTGTTGTGTGTCCGTGCCTGGCCCGTAAGGAGCACCTGCCATGGGGCCTGCAAACCCTCAAAGCAGAAGAAATGCTGGGCCCCTCTTCTCTCTTGAGAACCCTGTGATGATCACTCCAAGGCTCCCCGCAGTTTGGAAGGCATGTCTGCTTGGGACATCAACCCCTGCTGAGGTATAGCCCTGTCCTCACTGTAATGTAGGCGTTGAGTCCAACAGAAACCTGGATGAGGCTCTTCCTGCACGACGGTCAGGGTGGAAGAAGCCAGCAGTCTGTCTGCATCCTGCCTTTGCTCTGCTATCATTGCTCCTTTCATCCTGACCCTCCTATGGTGGCTGTGTTCCCAgctccagcctctctctctctctctctctctctgcctctgtctccatctctctccccacCTCACCCAGAGCCTATCCCTCCCATCTCATCCCTTACAAGGGATTCCCCAGGACCTGCCCCTTGTGGATGGCAAAGTTGTGGCTACTCACAGCATTGACAGCCAGGTCCCCGCGGATGTCTGCCGGCGTGATCTCATGGAGCAGAGCGGCTCCGGCCACAGCCCCCAGCAGCTGGGCAGCCACGTAGAAGGCGGCTCGGAGAAAGGAGACGTGGCAGCCCACCAGGCAGGCCACAGTCACGGCGGGGTTGATGTGGGCCCCGCTTATGTGGCCCAGAGCCTGTACCAGGGTGCCAATACCCAAGCCAAACGCCATGGCAATCTGTAGCACAGAGGGCAGGGCCTGTGGCCAGTTGAGGGCCGAGCCGAGGCCAAAGAAGACGAAGAGGAGTGTGGCCAGGAACTCTGCGAACACAGCCCTGGAGAAGGCTATGGAGCGGAGCTCCCACATGCTGCAGAGCCTGCGTGGCTGGCCCAGCCGTCTCAGGGCCAGGGGGCTCCGGGcactctctctcgctctctctcgctct
The nucleotide sequence above comes from Symphalangus syndactylus isolate Jambi chromosome 10, NHGRI_mSymSyn1-v2.1_pri, whole genome shotgun sequence. Encoded proteins:
- the AQP2 gene encoding aquaporin-2, which codes for MWELRSIAFSRAVFAEFLATLLFVFFGLGSALNWPQALPSVLQIAMAFGLGIGTLVQALGHISGAHINPAVTVACLVGCHVSFLRAAFYVAAQLLGAVAGAALLHEITPADIRGDLAVNALSNSTTAGQAVTVELFLTLQLVLCIFASTDERRGENPGTPALSIGFSVALGHLLGIHYTGCSMNPARSLAPAVVTGKFDDHWVFWIGPLVGAILGSLLYNYVLFPPAKSLSERLAVLKGLEPDTDWEEREVRRRQSVELHSPQGLPRGTKA